In Devosia beringensis, a single window of DNA contains:
- a CDS encoding cytochrome ubiquinol oxidase subunit I gives MIDMTVVELSRWQFAATAMYHFIFVPLTLGLSFLMAIMESVYVMTGRDIWRKATLFWGTLFGVNFAMGVATGIVMEFQFGMNWSYYSHYVGDVFGAPLAIEGLMAFFLEATFVGLFFFGWDRMTKVGHLTVTWLTALGANLSALWILVANGWMQNPVGSKFNPDTMRMEVTDFMAVIFNPVAQAKFVHTVSAGYVAGAVFIFAISCLFLLSGKHVELAKRSMVVAASFGLASALSVVVLGDESGYVATEHQQMKIAAMEAMYHTEPAPAALTLFAIPGDTPGEPAFQVQLPWLLGIITTRSIDRDLPGITELTEHAAIRIQSGMIAYMALQEIRADGTNMAARATFDEHWADLGYGLLLKKYRDDVDNATGEEIALAALDTVPDVWPLFWSFRLMVGIGFFFIAFFAVWFYRASKGWLGTNRTMLWIGVAVLPLPWLAIEGGWFIAEYGRQPWVVEGVLPTFYAASSLNFWDLVISLTFFVALYTVLLIIMVMLMVKIIKAGPQDKLFSALDEGDDNDFVIAALPATPANKDLVS, from the coding sequence ATGATCGACATGACTGTCGTCGAACTCTCGCGGTGGCAGTTTGCCGCCACCGCCATGTATCACTTCATTTTTGTGCCCCTGACCCTGGGCCTCTCCTTCCTGATGGCGATCATGGAGAGCGTCTATGTGATGACCGGGCGCGACATCTGGCGCAAGGCGACCCTGTTCTGGGGCACGCTGTTCGGCGTCAACTTTGCCATGGGCGTTGCCACCGGCATCGTCATGGAATTCCAGTTCGGCATGAACTGGAGCTATTACAGCCATTATGTGGGCGACGTGTTCGGCGCGCCGCTCGCCATCGAAGGGCTGATGGCCTTCTTCCTGGAAGCCACCTTTGTCGGCCTGTTCTTCTTCGGCTGGGACCGCATGACCAAGGTCGGCCATCTCACCGTGACCTGGCTGACCGCCCTGGGCGCCAACCTCTCGGCGCTGTGGATTCTGGTGGCCAATGGCTGGATGCAGAACCCGGTCGGCTCCAAGTTCAACCCCGACACGATGCGCATGGAAGTCACCGACTTCATGGCGGTGATCTTCAACCCGGTGGCGCAGGCCAAGTTCGTGCACACCGTCAGCGCCGGCTATGTGGCGGGCGCCGTCTTCATCTTCGCCATTTCCTGCCTGTTTCTGCTCAGCGGCAAGCATGTCGAGCTGGCCAAGCGCTCGATGGTCGTGGCGGCCAGCTTTGGCCTGGCGTCGGCGCTGTCGGTTGTCGTGCTGGGTGACGAAAGCGGCTATGTCGCCACAGAACACCAGCAGATGAAGATCGCGGCCATGGAGGCCATGTATCACACTGAGCCGGCGCCGGCGGCGCTGACCCTGTTCGCCATCCCCGGCGACACGCCCGGTGAACCGGCCTTCCAGGTGCAATTGCCCTGGTTGCTCGGCATCATCACCACGCGCTCGATCGACCGCGATCTGCCCGGCATTACCGAGCTGACCGAACACGCCGCCATCCGCATCCAGTCCGGCATGATTGCCTATATGGCGCTGCAGGAAATCCGGGCCGACGGCACCAATATGGCTGCCCGCGCCACCTTTGACGAACACTGGGCCGATCTGGGCTATGGCCTGCTGCTGAAGAAGTATCGTGACGATGTCGACAACGCCACCGGCGAAGAAATCGCCCTGGCAGCGCTCGATACCGTGCCCGATGTCTGGCCGCTGTTCTGGAGCTTCCGCCTGATGGTGGGGATCGGCTTCTTCTTCATCGCCTTCTTCGCCGTCTGGTTCTATCGGGCGTCCAAGGGGTGGCTGGGGACCAACCGGACCATGCTGTGGATCGGCGTGGCCGTGTTGCCGCTGCCCTGGCTGGCCATCGAAGGCGGCTGGTTCATCGCCGAATATGGCCGGCAGCCCTGGGTGGTCGAAGGCGTGCTGCCAACCTTCTACGCCGCCTCGAGCCTCAACTTCTGGGACCTGGTCATCTCGCTGACCTTCTTTGTGGCGCTCTACACCGTGCTGCTGATCATCATGGTCATGCTGATGGTCAAGATCATCAAGGCCGGGCCGCAGGACAAGCTGTTCTCCGCCCTTGATGAAGGCGACGACAATGACTTTGTCATCGCCGCCCTGCCTGCCACCCCAGCCAACAAGGATCTGGTATCATGA
- the cydX gene encoding cytochrome bd-I oxidase subunit CydX — MWYFAWILGLGLACSFAILNAMWFEMREDRRLAREAGQPAKR; from the coding sequence ATGTGGTATTTCGCCTGGATTCTCGGCCTCGGACTGGCCTGCAGCTTCGCCATCCTCAACGCCATGTGGTTTGAAATGCGCGAAGACCGGCGGCTGGCCCGGGAAGCGGGGCAGCCCGCAAAGCGCTAG
- a CDS encoding substrate-binding domain-containing protein, which yields MSLKAIVLGLMATSALGGVAVAQDEKIVIGVSIPAATHGFMGGLNWHAAEAEKRLEAAHPNIDLIIVTADGPEDQASDLEDLVSVQQIDALVVLPFESEPLTEPVRAVADTGAFITVVDRGLTDPTIQDVYVSGNNTEMGVNSAEYMKTRLGDGDNIVILRGIPTVLDTERFDAFMGAMEGTGINVLDDEFANWNRDDGFEVMQDFLSRFPDIDGVWAQDDDITLGVVEAIKQAGRESEMFVVGGAGMKEIIKGVMDGDPLVPVDVLYPPAQIATAMDVTVAHFTSNGPVTGSYILGSPLITQENAAQFYFPDSPF from the coding sequence ATGTCTCTTAAGGCAATCGTGCTGGGCCTGATGGCCACCAGCGCCCTGGGCGGCGTCGCCGTCGCGCAGGATGAAAAGATCGTCATCGGCGTATCGATTCCGGCCGCAACGCATGGCTTCATGGGCGGCCTCAACTGGCACGCCGCCGAGGCCGAAAAGCGCCTCGAAGCGGCCCATCCCAATATCGACCTGATCATCGTCACCGCCGATGGTCCGGAAGACCAGGCCTCCGATCTCGAGGACCTGGTCTCGGTGCAGCAGATCGACGCCTTGGTGGTGCTGCCGTTTGAATCCGAGCCGCTGACCGAACCGGTCCGCGCCGTTGCCGATACCGGCGCCTTCATCACCGTGGTTGATCGCGGTCTCACCGACCCGACCATCCAGGATGTCTATGTGTCGGGCAACAACACTGAAATGGGCGTGAACTCGGCCGAGTACATGAAGACCCGTCTCGGCGATGGCGACAATATCGTTATCCTGCGCGGCATTCCCACCGTGCTCGACACCGAGCGCTTCGACGCCTTCATGGGCGCCATGGAAGGCACCGGCATCAATGTGCTGGATGATGAATTCGCCAACTGGAACCGCGATGACGGCTTTGAAGTGATGCAGGATTTCCTCTCGCGCTTCCCCGATATCGATGGCGTCTGGGCCCAGGATGACGACATCACGCTGGGCGTGGTCGAGGCCATCAAGCAGGCTGGCCGCGAAAGCGAGATGTTCGTGGTCGGGGGCGCCGGCATGAAGGAAATCATCAAGGGCGTGATGGATGGCGATCCGCTGGTGCCCGTCGACGTGCTCTATCCGCCGGCACAGATCGCCACGGCCATGGACGTGACCGTCGCGCACTTCACTTCCAACGGCCCGGTCACCGGCTCCTATATCCTGGGCTCGCCGCTGATCACCCAGGAAAACGCCGCCCAGTTCTACTTCCCCGACAGCCCGTTCTAG
- the cydC gene encoding thiol reductant ABC exporter subunit CydC — MTALLAFRGLFAKQAKGFIIALVLSLITLAAGVALLGTSGWFITATALTTAGLAFNLFVPSAGVRAFSFIRILARYGERLSGHDATLRLLADIRGWLFGRLFPRLPFNDRSLRHGDLVSRLTADVDALDTAFLVAIGPIAAAVVIGGGLTAVLAFLLPAAAWVYGVSFALAVIAVPALLVLVSRQAGTAVVVRAAAARTAVLDGIEGHADLVLFGALGDIQARFVGTADRLAAARSRLATLTGVAGFAVQALAALALTGSLWLGLQAYAAGAVDGPVLVGLLLAILASFEASSVIVRSVAKLTTAMAAAERLMAIAEAPISIADPVHPVALPASLPIGLSQVSFAYDGGPPVLCDLDLSVAPGEHIAIVGASGIGKSSLLNLLLRLAEPQAGQITLGGVNLDQLALADVHASMALLSQDSPLFNDTIRANLLIGRPDADEPALWTAMAAAGIEGFVNALPRGLDTLVGEGGRTVSAGQARRLCLARALLSQAPILLLDEPTTGLDRPAELAFFEILRSAAVGRSVILVTHAGLPEGTVQRVLSLRDGQLHADLRPSTHTH, encoded by the coding sequence ATGACCGCCTTGCTCGCCTTCCGGGGCCTCTTTGCCAAACAGGCCAAGGGCTTCATCATTGCCCTCGTGCTCTCGCTGATAACCCTCGCCGCCGGCGTGGCCCTGCTGGGCACCTCGGGCTGGTTCATCACCGCCACGGCGCTGACCACGGCGGGCCTCGCGTTCAACCTCTTCGTGCCCTCGGCCGGCGTGCGGGCCTTCTCTTTCATCCGCATTCTCGCCCGCTATGGCGAACGCCTCAGCGGCCATGACGCGACGCTCCGCCTGCTCGCCGATATTCGCGGCTGGCTGTTCGGCCGGCTGTTCCCCCGCCTGCCCTTCAATGATCGCAGCCTGCGCCATGGCGATCTGGTCAGCCGGCTCACCGCCGATGTCGATGCGCTCGACACGGCTTTCCTTGTCGCCATCGGGCCGATTGCCGCTGCCGTGGTCATTGGCGGCGGCCTGACCGCCGTGCTGGCCTTCCTGCTGCCCGCCGCCGCCTGGGTCTATGGCGTCAGCTTTGCGCTGGCCGTCATCGCCGTACCGGCTTTGCTGGTCCTGGTCAGCCGCCAGGCTGGCACGGCCGTCGTGGTCCGGGCTGCTGCCGCCCGCACCGCCGTGCTGGACGGCATCGAGGGCCATGCCGATCTCGTCCTGTTCGGCGCCCTGGGCGATATCCAGGCCCGCTTTGTGGGCACGGCCGACCGGCTGGCCGCCGCCCGCTCGCGTCTGGCCACCCTAACGGGTGTGGCCGGCTTTGCCGTCCAGGCTCTGGCCGCCCTGGCGCTGACCGGCTCGCTCTGGCTGGGCTTGCAGGCCTATGCTGCCGGCGCGGTCGATGGTCCGGTGCTGGTCGGCCTGCTGCTGGCGATCCTGGCCAGCTTTGAGGCCAGCAGCGTCATCGTGCGCAGCGTCGCCAAGCTGACCACCGCCATGGCCGCAGCCGAGCGACTGATGGCCATTGCCGAGGCCCCGATCAGCATTGCCGACCCGGTCCATCCCGTCGCCCTGCCCGCCAGCCTGCCGATCGGCCTGTCGCAGGTCAGTTTTGCCTATGACGGCGGTCCGCCGGTGCTGTGCGACCTCGATCTGAGCGTCGCGCCGGGCGAGCATATCGCCATTGTCGGCGCCAGCGGCATCGGCAAGTCGAGCCTGCTCAACCTGCTGCTGCGCCTCGCCGAACCGCAAGCCGGCCAGATCACCCTGGGCGGCGTGAACCTGGACCAGCTGGCGCTGGCCGATGTGCATGCCAGCATGGCCCTGCTCAGCCAGGACAGTCCGCTGTTCAACGACACCATCCGCGCCAATCTGCTGATCGGCCGGCCCGATGCCGACGAGCCGGCTTTGTGGACCGCCATGGCCGCCGCCGGCATTGAGGGCTTCGTCAACGCCTTGCCCCGCGGGCTCGATACGCTGGTGGGCGAAGGCGGGCGGACGGTGTCGGCTGGCCAGGCGCGCCGGCTGTGCCTCGCCCGTGCCCTGCTCAGCCAGGCGCCGATCCTGCTGCTTGACGAGCCGACCACCGGCCTCGACCGGCCGGCCGAGCTGGCCTTTTTCGAGATCCTGCGCAGCGCCGCGGTCGGGCGCAGCGTCATTCTGGTCACCCATGCCGGCCTCCCCGAGGGCACGGTGCAGCGGGTGCTCAGCCTGCGCGACGGGCAGTTGCATGCCGACCTGCGCCCCTCAACCCATACACATTGA
- a CDS encoding DUF1127 domain-containing protein, whose product MNIRQKIAQFAQYQRTVRELNALDTRQLNDLGITKGDIKNIASGNYAR is encoded by the coding sequence ATGAACATCCGCCAGAAAATCGCACAGTTTGCCCAGTACCAGCGCACCGTCCGCGAGCTCAACGCTCTCGACACCCGCCAGCTCAATGACCTGGGCATCACCAAGGGCGACATCAAGAACATCGCCAGCGGCAACTACGCTCGTTAA
- the cueR gene encoding Cu(I)-responsive transcriptional regulator, with product MNIGEAASASGVSAKMIRYYESIGLIRPPHRTDSNYRIYGQDEVHVLAFIRRARDLGFSVDETATLLGLWQDKSRASAEVKDIAVSHIAALQGKIDALQSMVRTLQHLTHCCGGDHRPDCPILDDLAGTPPRSKGH from the coding sequence ATGAATATCGGGGAAGCCGCCAGCGCCTCGGGCGTTTCGGCCAAGATGATCCGCTATTACGAATCCATCGGCCTGATCCGCCCGCCGCATCGCACCGACAGCAATTACCGCATCTATGGCCAGGACGAGGTGCACGTGCTGGCCTTTATCCGCCGCGCCCGCGACCTCGGTTTTTCGGTGGATGAAACCGCCACCCTGCTCGGCCTCTGGCAGGACAAGAGCCGCGCCAGCGCCGAGGTCAAGGACATCGCCGTCAGCCATATCGCGGCGCTGCAGGGCAAGATCGATGCGCTGCAATCAATGGTCCGAACCCTGCAGCACCTGACCCATTGCTGCGGCGGCGACCACCGCCCCGACTGCCCGATCCTCGACGACCTGGCCGGTACCCCACCCCGTTCCAAAGGACACTGA
- a CDS encoding heavy metal translocating P-type ATPase — MNEHVHPKSISIDIDGMTCASCVARVEKALSKVPGVERAAVNFATERASVTLADSGNVAALLAAVEKAGYGAHQTPMASAHSGHQHHDEDAALLRRDVIRAAVPTLPLFVLEMGSHLYMPFHMGLTALVPTQILHIVYFVLASYVLFGPGWRFFKVGIPALLRGAPEMNSLVALGAGAAWLYSVVATFAPQVLPAQAQYVYYEAAAVIVTLILVGRWLEAIAKGRTGDAIQRLVREQAKTARVQRDGVVSEIAIEQVKAGDIILVRPGEKIAVDGEITEGASHIDESMISGESLPVSKSVGAGVIGGTLNTSGSFSFRATKVGGDTMLAQIIRMVEEAQGGKLPIQGVVDQITAWFVPAVIALSVLTFGIWMLWGPSPAYVFALVNAVAVLIIACPCAMGLATPTSIMVGTGRAAELGVLFRKSEALQQLRDVAVVALDKTGTLTEGKPTLTDLILDDDFEHDEVLALVAAVEAKSEHPIATAIVAAAEKAGLALGAVTEFASDPGGGVTARVDGRLVSVGSQRHLGHLDFSDFKDAIEKLADQGKTPVFVAIDDKLAAAIVVADTIKPTSVAVISALHAMGLKVAMISGDNRRTAEAIARQLGIDEVRAEVLPADKVAAIKSLRSLGKVAFVGDGINDAPALAEADVGIAVGTGTDAAIESADVVLLGGDLKGVLDALRLSRATMRNIWQNLFWAFGYNVLLIPVAAGALYPGYGILLSPMIGAGAMALSSIMVVSNAQRLRAVKGVTL; from the coding sequence ATGAACGAACACGTCCATCCGAAGTCCATCAGCATCGATATCGACGGCATGACCTGCGCCTCCTGCGTGGCGCGTGTGGAGAAGGCCCTGAGCAAGGTGCCGGGCGTAGAGCGCGCGGCGGTGAACTTTGCCACTGAACGCGCCAGCGTGACGCTGGCCGATAGCGGCAATGTCGCCGCCCTGCTGGCCGCCGTCGAGAAGGCCGGCTATGGCGCCCACCAGACGCCCATGGCCAGCGCCCATTCCGGCCACCAGCATCATGACGAGGACGCCGCGCTGCTGCGCCGCGACGTGATCCGCGCCGCCGTGCCGACCCTGCCGCTCTTCGTGCTGGAAATGGGCAGCCATCTTTACATGCCCTTCCATATGGGCCTGACCGCCCTGGTCCCGACCCAGATCCTGCATATCGTCTATTTCGTGCTGGCCAGCTATGTGCTGTTCGGGCCCGGCTGGCGCTTCTTCAAGGTCGGCATTCCCGCCTTGCTGCGCGGCGCGCCGGAGATGAATTCGCTGGTGGCGCTCGGCGCCGGCGCGGCCTGGCTCTATTCGGTGGTGGCGACCTTTGCGCCGCAGGTGCTTCCGGCCCAGGCGCAATATGTCTATTACGAAGCCGCCGCCGTCATCGTCACGCTGATCCTGGTCGGCCGCTGGCTCGAGGCCATTGCCAAGGGCCGTACCGGCGACGCCATCCAGCGCCTGGTGCGCGAGCAGGCCAAGACGGCCCGGGTGCAGCGCGATGGCGTGGTCAGCGAGATCGCCATCGAGCAGGTCAAAGCCGGCGACATCATCCTGGTGCGGCCGGGCGAGAAGATCGCCGTCGATGGCGAGATCACCGAAGGCGCCAGCCATATCGACGAATCTATGATCTCGGGCGAATCCCTGCCGGTCTCCAAGAGTGTCGGCGCCGGCGTCATTGGCGGCACGCTCAATACCTCGGGCAGCTTCAGCTTCCGCGCCACCAAGGTGGGCGGCGATACCATGCTGGCGCAGATCATCCGCATGGTCGAGGAAGCCCAGGGTGGCAAGCTGCCGATCCAGGGCGTGGTCGATCAGATCACCGCCTGGTTCGTGCCGGCCGTCATTGCCCTTTCGGTTTTGACCTTCGGCATCTGGATGCTCTGGGGGCCCTCGCCCGCCTATGTCTTTGCGCTGGTCAATGCCGTGGCCGTGCTGATCATCGCCTGCCCCTGCGCCATGGGCCTGGCCACCCCCACCTCGATCATGGTGGGCACCGGCCGCGCGGCCGAACTGGGCGTGCTGTTCCGCAAGAGCGAAGCGCTGCAGCAATTGCGCGACGTCGCCGTGGTGGCGCTGGACAAGACGGGCACGCTGACCGAGGGCAAGCCCACCTTGACCGATCTGATCCTGGACGATGACTTCGAGCATGACGAGGTGCTGGCCTTGGTTGCCGCCGTCGAAGCAAAATCCGAGCATCCCATTGCCACGGCCATCGTCGCCGCAGCCGAGAAGGCCGGCCTCGCCCTTGGCGCCGTTACTGAGTTCGCTTCCGATCCCGGCGGCGGCGTCACCGCCCGCGTCGATGGGCGGCTGGTCAGCGTCGGCTCGCAGCGTCATCTCGGCCATCTCGATTTCAGCGACTTCAAGGACGCCATCGAAAAGCTCGCCGACCAGGGCAAGACGCCGGTCTTTGTCGCCATTGACGACAAGCTCGCCGCCGCCATCGTCGTTGCCGATACCATCAAGCCGACCAGCGTGGCGGTGATATCAGCGCTGCACGCCATGGGTCTGAAGGTCGCGATGATTTCGGGCGACAATCGGCGCACTGCCGAGGCGATTGCCCGCCAGCTGGGCATTGACGAGGTACGCGCCGAGGTGCTGCCGGCCGACAAGGTCGCCGCAATCAAGTCGCTGCGGTCGCTGGGCAAGGTGGCCTTTGTCGGCGACGGCATCAATGACGCCCCGGCTTTGGCCGAGGCCGATGTCGGCATTGCCGTGGGCACCGGCACCGATGCGGCCATTGAAAGCGCCGACGTGGTGCTGCTGGGTGGCGACCTCAAGGGCGTACTCGATGCGCTGCGCCTCAGCCGGGCGACCATGCGCAATATCTGGCAGAACCTGTTCTGGGCCTTTGGCTACAATGTGCTGCTGATCCCGGTCGCGGCCGGCGCGCTCTATCCGGGTTACGGCATCCTGCTCTCGCCGATGATCGGGGCCGGCGCCATGGCCCTGTCCTCAATCATGGTGGTTTCCAATGCCCAGCGCCTGCGCGCGGTGAAGGGGGTCACGCTATGA
- the cydB gene encoding cytochrome d ubiquinol oxidase subunit II yields the protein MSTLPLDYETLRLIWWALLGILLIGFAVMGGRDLGVGALLPFVARTDAERRVVINVIGPTWEGNQVWLVLGGGAIFAAFPPLYAVSFSGFYLAMIVILLALILRPVGFKFRNKITDPRWRSTWDWALFVGGFVPALIFGVAVGNVLLGAPFHLDDTLRSFYTGNFFQLLMPFALVGGLVSLGMIVTQGAAVIAGRTDGAIAERARTFGTWAALATIVLFALGGLWVTFFMQGYAITSTVDPNGAINPLGKTVELVQGGWVSNYGLYPWMIAAPVLGFLGLVGAVLGLQARAGVPTLVASSIAIFGIIATAGLSLFPFLLPSSTVPNASLTLWDASSSHLTLFIMLLATLVFLPIVLAYTAFVFRVMRGPVTTQSLNKNPNAY from the coding sequence ATGAGCACGCTACCGCTCGACTACGAAACGCTCCGCCTGATCTGGTGGGCACTGCTGGGCATCCTGCTGATCGGCTTTGCCGTGATGGGTGGCCGCGACCTGGGCGTGGGGGCCTTGCTGCCCTTCGTCGCCCGCACCGACGCCGAACGGCGCGTGGTGATCAACGTGATCGGCCCGACCTGGGAAGGCAACCAGGTCTGGCTCGTGCTGGGCGGCGGCGCCATCTTTGCCGCCTTCCCGCCGCTCTATGCCGTCAGCTTTTCCGGCTTCTACCTGGCCATGATCGTGATCCTGCTGGCGCTGATCCTGCGGCCGGTGGGGTTCAAGTTCCGCAACAAGATCACCGACCCGCGCTGGCGCTCGACCTGGGACTGGGCGCTGTTTGTCGGCGGCTTCGTGCCGGCGCTGATCTTCGGCGTGGCGGTGGGCAATGTCCTGCTCGGCGCGCCCTTCCACCTCGATGACACGCTGCGCTCCTTCTATACCGGCAACTTCTTCCAGCTGCTGATGCCCTTCGCTCTGGTGGGCGGCCTCGTCAGCCTGGGCATGATCGTCACCCAGGGCGCTGCCGTCATTGCCGGCCGCACCGATGGCGCGATCGCCGAGCGGGCCCGCACCTTCGGCACCTGGGCGGCTTTGGCCACCATCGTGCTGTTCGCGCTGGGTGGCCTCTGGGTGACCTTCTTCATGCAGGGCTACGCCATTACCAGCACCGTCGACCCCAATGGGGCGATCAACCCGCTGGGCAAGACGGTGGAACTGGTGCAGGGCGGCTGGGTCAGCAATTACGGCCTCTATCCCTGGATGATCGCGGCGCCCGTGCTGGGCTTCCTCGGTCTGGTCGGGGCCGTTTTGGGCCTGCAGGCGCGGGCCGGCGTGCCCACGCTGGTGGCGTCAAGCATTGCCATTTTCGGCATCATCGCCACGGCCGGCCTGTCGCTGTTCCCCTTCCTGCTGCCCTCATCGACAGTGCCCAATGCCAGCCTGACGCTGTGGGATGCTTCGTCCAGCCACCTGACGCTGTTCATCATGCTGCTGGCGACGCTGGTCTTCCTGCCCATCGTGCTGGCCTACACCGCCTTCGTCTTCCGCGTGATGCGCGGGCCGGTGACGACGCAGTCGCTCAACAAGAACCCCAACGCCTATTAG
- a CDS encoding heavy-metal-associated domain-containing protein, translated as MTDKTTFAVNDMTCNHCVGTVRQALEQALPGADITVDLATHRVEFTGDRATGEAAIREAGYTPEAG; from the coding sequence ATGACCGACAAGACCACTTTCGCCGTCAACGACATGACCTGCAACCACTGCGTCGGCACAGTCCGCCAGGCGCTGGAACAGGCGCTGCCCGGCGCCGATATCACGGTCGACCTGGCCACCCACCGCGTGGAATTCACCGGCGACCGCGCCACGGGCGAAGCGGCCATCCGCGAAGCCGGCTACACGCCTGAGGCTGGCTAA
- the cydD gene encoding thiol reductant ABC exporter subunit CydD: protein MSKIPAPTITPTLSQPEQAAAQTARETGRSLSGLRRWSGPWLGLAVVAPLLGGGLLVLQAWTLAAIVGPVIEGGAAIDTLTPSIILVALLLLARAGLAVLGDRAGTAASEAIKAQLRQALFAQLLARSPRADDQPPSGAASSAIIDQVEALDGFFARYVPAMVQASLLPLAFAVFILPLDWVAGMLFLVTAPLIPLFMALVGWGAQAATTRQARALSLLNGRFADRLRGLTTLKLFGQAEAETAGIVAASDELRRRTLRVLRIAFLSSAVLEFFAALGVAGIALYVGLTFIDFLHLRSTPLSLELGLFLLLMAPEIYNPLRLLAAHYHDRASAKAAIGEIEAQLGSIPDSVQPLGFAAAGIGAGPLGLALADLTLRTPNQSRLILQSAALAIAPGEHIAIVGQSGIGKSTLLEAIARLRVHEGSIALGGTELADWSEADLRHRVTMLGQKPRIFAGSMADNIALARPDATRAAICSAAERAHVMGFADALPEGLDTVLGEGGLGISGGQAQRIALARIYLRNPGLILLDEPTAHLDAELEQSVLDELLDFARGRTLVIATHSLAVAARMTRAYRIVGESLLVTPVAGKADRSVA, encoded by the coding sequence ATGTCCAAGATTCCCGCCCCCACCATCACCCCAACACTCTCCCAGCCCGAACAGGCCGCCGCGCAGACGGCGCGCGAGACCGGCAGGTCGCTGTCCGGCCTGCGCCGCTGGAGCGGCCCATGGCTGGGGCTGGCGGTGGTTGCGCCGCTGCTCGGCGGCGGGCTGCTGGTTCTCCAGGCCTGGACCCTGGCCGCCATTGTCGGTCCGGTGATCGAGGGCGGCGCCGCCATCGACACGCTGACGCCCTCCATTATCCTCGTCGCCCTGCTGCTGCTGGCCCGCGCCGGTCTGGCGGTGCTCGGCGATCGCGCCGGCACGGCGGCGAGCGAGGCCATCAAGGCGCAGCTGCGCCAGGCGCTGTTCGCCCAGTTGCTGGCCCGCTCGCCCCGCGCCGACGACCAGCCGCCATCGGGCGCCGCCTCATCGGCCATTATCGACCAGGTCGAGGCGCTGGACGGGTTCTTTGCCCGCTATGTCCCGGCCATGGTGCAGGCGAGCCTGCTGCCGCTGGCCTTTGCCGTCTTCATCCTGCCGCTCGACTGGGTCGCGGGAATGCTGTTCCTGGTCACGGCGCCGCTGATCCCGCTCTTCATGGCCCTGGTCGGCTGGGGCGCCCAGGCCGCTACCACGCGGCAGGCCCGGGCCCTCTCTTTGCTCAATGGCCGCTTTGCCGACCGGCTGCGCGGCCTCACCACGCTCAAGCTGTTCGGCCAGGCCGAGGCGGAAACCGCCGGCATCGTGGCGGCCAGCGACGAATTGCGCCGGCGCACCCTGCGCGTGCTGCGCATCGCCTTCCTGTCCTCGGCGGTGCTCGAATTCTTTGCCGCGCTCGGCGTCGCCGGCATTGCGCTTTATGTCGGGCTGACCTTCATCGATTTCCTGCATCTGCGCAGCACGCCGCTGAGCCTCGAGCTCGGCCTCTTCCTGCTGCTGATGGCGCCGGAAATCTACAATCCGCTGCGCCTGCTGGCCGCCCACTATCATGACCGGGCCTCGGCCAAGGCCGCCATTGGCGAGATCGAGGCCCAGCTGGGCAGCATCCCCGACAGCGTGCAGCCGCTCGGCTTTGCCGCGGCCGGTATCGGCGCGGGCCCGCTCGGTCTGGCGTTGGCCGACCTGACCCTGCGCACGCCCAACCAGTCGCGCCTCATCCTGCAATCGGCCGCGCTGGCCATCGCGCCGGGCGAGCATATTGCCATTGTCGGCCAGAGCGGCATCGGCAAGTCGACCCTGCTCGAAGCCATTGCCCGGCTGCGGGTGCATGAGGGCTCGATCGCGCTGGGCGGCACCGAACTGGCCGACTGGTCGGAAGCCGATCTGCGGCATCGCGTCACCATGCTGGGCCAGAAGCCGCGCATCTTTGCCGGCTCCATGGCCGACAATATCGCCTTGGCCCGACCCGACGCCACGCGCGCGGCGATCTGCAGCGCCGCCGAGCGCGCCCATGTCATGGGCTTTGCCGATGCCCTTCCCGAGGGTCTTGATACCGTGCTGGGCGAAGGCGGGCTGGGCATTTCCGGCGGCCAGGCGCAGCGCATTGCGCTGGCGCGCATCTATCTGCGCAATCCGGGCCTCATCCTGCTCGACGAGCCGACGGCTCATCTTGATGCAGAACTTGAACAGAGCGTGCTCGATGAGCTGCTCGATTTCGCCCGAGGCCGTACCCTCGTCATCGCGACCCATTCGCTGGCTGTCGCCGCCCGCATGACCCGCGCCTACCGCATCGTGGGCGAGAGCCTCCTCGTCACGCCCGTTGCGGGCAAAGCCGACAGGAGTGTCGCATGA